Within Eggerthella timonensis, the genomic segment AGATGGCGGATCACGCCCTGCTCCTTCAATGACAGCGCAAAGTCCCAGTTGCCGTTTTCTCGCATGGCGTCGAAGTCCTCGTCCTCGTCCATGCAGTGGATGATGCCGAAGTCGGTGTAACCGGTTTGCAGCGTGTCCAGCACGCGTGCGAACTGACGCTTGATGACGTCGAGGTCGCGGCTCCATCCGTACTGGCCGTTCGCGCCGTACACCGCGCCCAGGTGCATCTGCGTCAGGACGTCCGCACGCCGTGGAGCCAGCGCGCGCCCGTACGACGCGTAGGGCGACGCTTCGGAGGGCGCCAGATCGAAGAAGTTCACGCCTGCGTCGAGCGCCAACGCGAGCGCGGATTCGATCTCGCGGTCGTCGGCGGCCTCGTGGATCGATCCCATCCCGAAGCCGATGACGCTCGCGCGCTCGCCCCCGCGCGGGAAGGTGCGGTATTCCATGGCCATGCTCTGCCTTTCGTCGATTGCTGGTCTGCCGGACATCGTAGCCCTTGGAGTCCGCTCTAAGTCAAGCGCATGATCGGGAAAACGCCGGTGCGGCATGCCTCGCCTGGGCGCAAAACGGCACCCGTGACATTTTTGCATGCGGATTCGACCGGTTCCCCGAAGAGGAGAATTCTCGCCACCTGGGATTTCTTTTGTGGGAATTTCCTTATGGGGGAGAAGAACGGCCTTTCGATTGCCATGGCTCCCGTTTTGCGCCCGAACGCTTTCGTGTACCTCCGCATAGCGGCCGCAGCGCAACCCTCCTCGATGCGTCGTTCCTTCGAGCAGGCGCTTCATATCAGCCCTTCCTTGACATCGCGCCATAGGGGGCGTATTTTATGAATGAGAAAATATTCATCCAAAAGAACGGGAAACCTATGCCGAAATCGGCGGAGCAATGCGCGGCCATGCGCGACGAGATGCGGGAGCGGATACTGCGGGAGTCGCTGCGCTACTTCGCGCGCAACGGCTTCGCGGGAACGAAGATCGCCGATTTGGCGCGCGGCATCGGCATCGCGCAGGGGACGATCTACCGTTACTTCGACTCGAAGGAGGACCTGTTCAGCGCGCTGCGCACGCTGGTGGCGAACGACGAGGACGTCCGCGAGCTCAAGCTGCTCGCGCGGCTGCCGTTGACGGCTAAGGCGAAGATCCGCCGCCTCGCCGCCTCCGTCCTCGACCGTCTCGCCGACGACGAGCTGTTCGCGGCCTCCGTGGTGCTGAACACGCAGCTCATGCTCGAGGAGGGCCTGCGGGACGGACTTCCGGCACCGTACCGCTCCGAGCTGTACGCGCACACGGCGCGCATCGTCGAGCAGGGCCAGCGCGAGGGCAGCGTTGCGGCGGGCGACCCGCTCAAGCTGGCCGACTTCTTCTGGGGCGTCGCGTACCTGTACGCGTTGAAGCGGCTGTTCGCCACGGGCTTCGACATGATCGACGCGGCCGACATGGAGCGCACGCTGCTGAAGGGCGGGCGCTAGCATGGGCGCGCGCATCGCGTTGGTGACGGGCGCGACCGGCGGCCTCGGGCGCGCGTTCGCGGAGCAGCTGCTCGAGGAAGGGGATCTCGACGAGCTGTGGGCGGTGGCTCGCACCGAGCGGAAGCTCGAGCGCTTGCGCGACGAGCTGGGCGCGCGCGTGGTGCCGTTGGCGGCCGATTTGGCGGATGCATCGGGGCTGCGGGTCGTCGAGCGCGCGCTCGAAGAGGCGCATCCCTCGGTGGCCTACCTGGTGAACAACGCGGGGACGGCCAAGATGGGCGCCTGGGACGACTTCTCCGTCGGCGAGATCGAGCGCACGATCGCCCTGAACTGCTCTGCCCTCGCCGCGCTCTGCCGGATCTGCCTGCCCAGCATGCAACGGGGAAGCCGCATCCTGAACGTGTCGTCCGCGTCGGCGTTCCAGCCCACGCCCTACCTCGGCCTGTACGCGGCGACGAAGGCGTTCGAGCTCAGCTATTCGCGAGCGCTCAACGCCGAGCTGGCGGGCACCGGAATAACGGCATGCGCGGTATGCCCGAGCTGGGTGGACACCGATCTGCTCCTGCGCGAGGTCAACGGGCGGCGCGTCGCCTTTCCCGGGCTCGTGCCTCCCGGCAAGGTGGTCGCCCGCGCGCTGCGCGACGCACGGCGGGGACGGGAGCTCTCGGTGTTCCCGCTGTACGCGAAGTACCTGCACGTAGCCGCGAAGGCGGTGCCGCAGCGCCTCGTCATGGCCACGTGGCTGCGCATGTTGAAGCGCTACGAGGGCTGAGGGCGGGAGAGCGCCCTTCGGCGGCGTTTCGAGAGAAAGGCAACGAGCGATTCCGCGAGCCAGCATGAAGACGCAGAGCCGAAGACGCGCAAACATGATAAGCAAGGGGAACGAGCATGGGGATTATCGATAACAAGTCATTGGGAAACGCAAGCGCCTTGCTGATCGGCGTGCTGTATATCGCGACAACCGCCTGGGGATATTATTCTGCTATCCCGAATGAGGAATATGTGCATTTGAGTGAATGGTGCTGTGTTTCCGGAGTCGTTGGAGGGGTTCTCTACATTTTTTCGTATTTCCATCGACGGCTGAACGGGAAAGGGATGCATCCGGTTGTCTTTTTGGACAGCACCCTGGCGCTCGACTTGATATTGATCGCCACGATAGCGATGCAACTTAACCTTGACGGCGCATACTGGTTTCTTCATGTGATAAACCCAGTCTTGGTGACGGTGCATTTTCTTCTGTTTTGCGATTGCAGGGAGATCGCGAACCGGAAACTCCTGCTTACCAGCATCGTTTTCCCTGTTTGCTATATCGCTTTTACAGCAGTTGTCTATGCGGGTATCGGAGTGGCGCCATTTCCGGCAAGCATGATTTTGATACAAGCCCGAGTCGAGGTATCGATGGTGCTCATTGCAGGGTTATGCGGTTCGATTGTGCTCATGGCATTTCTTCTTAATGGAATGAACAAGTGGGTACGCAATACGTTCGAGAAAGGCGGAATGTGCGAAGTCAGGCCTTCCTCGTCGATCAAAGAGTGAGAAGCGGTGAGAAGCTGCCGCAAAGAGGTCGGCTGTTTGCAAAACCCGACGCTCCTGTGGTATAAACGACGGCGTCAACACTACTTGAGGAGCATGACTTTTGTCACAAGGATGTAGCGTGGAGATTGTCGCAAGCCGGGAGGTTTGCGAGCGCTAGTCTCCGCTGGAACCTCCCAAACAGGGCAACGACCATCAACGTTTTGGGAGAACCACCGTGGAAAAAATCAAGAGAGGCACCGCCTTCTACCAGGCGCATGCCTGCATGGACAGCTTCATCTGCAAACAGTGCGGCCAGCTCGTCACGCCCGACGAGGCGGGGAGCCGCCATCGCAACCACTGTCCTCAATGCCTGCACAGCCTGCACGTTGACGAGCGGCCCGGCGACCGGGCGTCCGTGTGCGAAAGCATCATGGAGCCCATCAGCGTGTGGGTGCGCAAAGGCGGGGAATGGGCCATCGTGCACCGCTGCAAGCGCTGCGGTCACCTGAGCTCGAACCGCATCGCCGCCGACGACAACCCCGTCAAGCTCATGTCCATCGCCGTGAAGCCGCTGGCAGAGCCGCCGTTTCCCCTCGAGAGCCTGCGGGCGGACGCGCCCGGCGCGCAGGCGCGCGAGGGAGGCGAGGCGTGATGGCGGCCGTCGACCTGCGCGCCTACGGCGTGACCGACGCGATCATGCAGCGGGCGCGCGAGGCGTCCGGCTTGGAGGACCCCGTCGTGGGGCGCGTCCTGTCCCAGGCCCACGAGCTGTACCGCGTCGTCGGCGAGCAGGGCGAGCTCTTCGCCGAAACGGCGGGCAAGCTGCGCCATGCCGCCCGTTCGGCCGCCGACTTTCCGGCGGTTGGCGATTTCGTCCTGTTGGACCGTGCGGACGACGCGGGCGGGCGCGCCATCGTCTCGCAGGTGCTTCCGCGCACGAGCGCCTTCATGCGCAAGGCGGCCGGCGCGTCGTTCGAGCAGCAGGTGGTGGCGGCCAATATCGACACCGCGTTTCTGTGCATGTCGCTCGTCGGGGACTTCAACCTGCGGCGGCTCGAGCGCTACCTCGCGCTCGCGTGGGAGGGCGGGGCGGTGCCCGTCGTGGTGCTGACGAAGGCCGATGCGTGCGACAGCCTGGAGCGACGGCTGCGCGCCGTGCAGTCGGTGGCCTTCGGCGTCGACGTGCTGGCCGTGTCGTCGATGGAGGAGGGCGGCTTCGAGGCCGTGCGCCCCTACCTGCAGCCCGGCAGGACCGTCGCGCTTCTGGGTTCGTCGGGCGTGGGCAAGTCGACGCTGGTCAACCGCTTGCTGGGGGAGGACGTCCTCGAAACGCGCGACGTGCGCGCCGACGGCCGCGGCCGTCATGCCACCACGCGCCGCCAGCTCGTGCTGCTACCGGGAGGCGGCCTCGTGATGGACACGCCCGGCATGCGGGAGCTGGGGCTGAGGGACGTTGCCGAGGGCCTCGAGCAGGGGTTCGCCGACGTGGAGCGCCTGTTCGCCTCGTGCCGGTTCTCGAACTGCACCCACACCTCCGAGCCGGGGTGCGCCGTCTACGAGGCCATCGCGGACGGCGAGCTGTCCGAGCGCCGCTGGCAGGCGTACCGCAAGCTGAAGGCCGAGGCCGCGTTCGCCGAGGACAAGGCCGGCTACCTCGCCCAAAAGGAACGCAGGTACAAGGACATATCGAAGGCCGTGAGGCGCCTGCCCGCGAAGCGCTGACGTGCGGGCAGCGCCGCCGCCCAGCTGTTCCCCTCCTCGTTTGCAACCAGATGATATCGATGATATCATCTGGTTGCTCCTCAAGAGGAAGGATCGTCATGACGGACCTGCTCATTCGAAATCTCGATCGTCGC encodes:
- a CDS encoding TetR/AcrR family transcriptional regulator; protein product: MPKSAEQCAAMRDEMRERILRESLRYFARNGFAGTKIADLARGIGIAQGTIYRYFDSKEDLFSALRTLVANDEDVRELKLLARLPLTAKAKIRRLAASVLDRLADDELFAASVVLNTQLMLEEGLRDGLPAPYRSELYAHTARIVEQGQREGSVAAGDPLKLADFFWGVAYLYALKRLFATGFDMIDAADMERTLLKGGR
- a CDS encoding SDR family NAD(P)-dependent oxidoreductase; protein product: MGARIALVTGATGGLGRAFAEQLLEEGDLDELWAVARTERKLERLRDELGARVVPLAADLADASGLRVVERALEEAHPSVAYLVNNAGTAKMGAWDDFSVGEIERTIALNCSALAALCRICLPSMQRGSRILNVSSASAFQPTPYLGLYAATKAFELSYSRALNAELAGTGITACAVCPSWVDTDLLLREVNGRRVAFPGLVPPGKVVARALRDARRGRELSVFPLYAKYLHVAAKAVPQRLVMATWLRMLKRYEG
- a CDS encoding RNHCP domain-containing protein — its product is MEKIKRGTAFYQAHACMDSFICKQCGQLVTPDEAGSRHRNHCPQCLHSLHVDERPGDRASVCESIMEPISVWVRKGGEWAIVHRCKRCGHLSSNRIAADDNPVKLMSIAVKPLAEPPFPLESLRADAPGAQAREGGEA
- the rsgA gene encoding ribosome small subunit-dependent GTPase A codes for the protein MAAVDLRAYGVTDAIMQRAREASGLEDPVVGRVLSQAHELYRVVGEQGELFAETAGKLRHAARSAADFPAVGDFVLLDRADDAGGRAIVSQVLPRTSAFMRKAAGASFEQQVVAANIDTAFLCMSLVGDFNLRRLERYLALAWEGGAVPVVVLTKADACDSLERRLRAVQSVAFGVDVLAVSSMEEGGFEAVRPYLQPGRTVALLGSSGVGKSTLVNRLLGEDVLETRDVRADGRGRHATTRRQLVLLPGGGLVMDTPGMRELGLRDVAEGLEQGFADVERLFASCRFSNCTHTSEPGCAVYEAIADGELSERRWQAYRKLKAEAAFAEDKAGYLAQKERRYKDISKAVRRLPAKR